The following are encoded in a window of Planktothrix sp. FACHB-1365 genomic DNA:
- a CDS encoding helix-turn-helix domain-containing protein, producing MGLIRVKIRELAAERGWTLKEVAERSGVVYNSVKHYARCPGMTKVDFTALQKLARTFDVMIEEVVEVLEH from the coding sequence ATGGGTTTAATTAGAGTAAAAATCCGAGAACTGGCAGCCGAGAGAGGTTGGACATTAAAGGAAGTCGCAGAGCGTTCTGGTGTAGTTTATAACAGTGTTAAACATTACGCCCGATGTCCTGGGATGACAAAAGTTGACTTTACAGCCCTTCAGAAATTAGCACGGACTTTTGATGTGATGATTGAGGAAGTTGTGGAAGTTTTGGAACATTAA
- a CDS encoding phosphate/phosphite/phosphonate ABC transporter substrate-binding protein, giving the protein MLHKILGNLLLLSVVSLIVGCTQTSPTPSATTPTPTPTSTGTKTLVIGDVTNQPAKKITRYQPLADYLAARLSQFEIGMGEVKVAPDVGTMAEFLKSGQVDLYFDSPYPAMIATNKSGSQAILRRWKGGDPTYHTIIFALKDRGIERPEDLQGKMMAFDDVTSTSGFVLPFVYLKETGLTLKEKDSTTDEVASDEVGYVFSKDDQNNIQWVISGKVDAAAVDYRSYLEIPEESRNAMVILGETEEVARHVVLVRSGLPPEQVEAIKQIMLDMDKTPEGKAVLEQFEETAKFDTFPTQKDIARMQELYEQVQNR; this is encoded by the coding sequence ATGTTGCATAAAATTTTGGGAAACCTCTTGCTTCTGAGTGTTGTCAGCCTAATAGTGGGTTGCACTCAGACTTCACCGACTCCCTCAGCGACGACACCAACACCTACCCCTACTTCCACAGGTACAAAAACCCTTGTGATTGGGGATGTAACCAACCAACCTGCTAAAAAAATTACTCGCTATCAACCTTTGGCGGACTACTTAGCAGCACGCTTATCTCAATTTGAGATTGGGATGGGGGAGGTCAAAGTAGCACCAGATGTGGGAACAATGGCAGAATTTCTCAAGTCGGGTCAAGTCGATCTCTACTTTGATAGTCCCTATCCAGCCATGATTGCGACCAACAAATCAGGTTCTCAAGCTATTTTACGGCGTTGGAAGGGGGGAGATCCAACCTATCACACCATTATTTTTGCCTTAAAAGATCGTGGGATTGAACGCCCCGAAGATTTGCAGGGAAAAATGATGGCTTTTGATGATGTCACTTCAACTTCTGGATTTGTTTTACCCTTTGTTTATCTTAAGGAAACTGGTTTAACACTGAAGGAAAAGGACTCCACTACCGATGAGGTAGCGAGTGATGAAGTGGGGTATGTGTTTAGTAAAGATGATCAAAATAATATTCAATGGGTGATTAGCGGTAAAGTCGATGCAGCAGCAGTTGATTATCGAAGTTATTTAGAAATTCCCGAAGAAAGTCGCAATGCAATGGTAATTTTAGGGGAAACCGAGGAAGTAGCCAGACACGTTGTTTTAGTTCGTTCCGGTTTACCCCCTGAACAGGTGGAAGCCATTAAACAAATCATGCTAGACATGGATAAAACCCCAGAAGGAAAGGCTGTCTTAGAACAGTTTGAGGAAACGGCTAAGTTTGACACGTTCCCGACTCAAAAAGACATTGCCAGAATGCAAGAGTTATATGAACAAGTTCAAAACAGGTGA
- a CDS encoding RNA-guided endonuclease TnpB family protein, with translation MLVLEFKVRAKEQQYKAIDEAIRTAQFIQNKCLRYWIDNKGVGRYDLNKYCRVLAHDFKFANELNSQARQSSAERAWSAIARFYDNCKRKIPGKKGYPRFKKNCRSVEYKQTGWQLNLESRKAITFTDKKGIGRLRLVGSYDLHFYQPEQIKRVRLVRRADGYYCQFILSVDVQIKTEPTNKTIGLDVGLSAFYTDDQGNKIDNPKFLRMGEKKIKRLQRQLSRKQKGSNNRKKARQKLAKAHLKISRQRKEFSKRVAYSVIQSNDLVAYEDLKIKNLVKNHCLAKSISDAAWYQFRIWLEYFGRKYGKVTIAVPSQYTSQNCSNCGKTVKKSLSTRTHVCSCGCQLDRDENAAKNILRRGLSTAGHTGTFGLEPINALGELTSTLAGEILLGQVDSLNKESPVTSLCD, from the coding sequence ATGCTAGTTCTCGAATTTAAAGTTAGAGCGAAAGAACAACAATATAAAGCGATAGATGAAGCGATTCGTACCGCTCAATTCATCCAGAACAAATGTCTAAGATATTGGATAGATAACAAAGGGGTTGGACGCTACGATTTGAATAAGTATTGTCGCGTTTTAGCTCATGACTTTAAATTCGCTAACGAGTTAAACTCTCAAGCTAGACAATCTAGTGCCGAGAGAGCATGGTCAGCTATCGCTCGATTCTATGATAACTGTAAACGGAAAATTCCTGGTAAAAAAGGCTATCCCCGTTTCAAGAAAAATTGCCGTTCGGTTGAATACAAACAAACCGGATGGCAATTAAATTTAGAAAGTCGTAAAGCCATTACCTTTACTGATAAGAAAGGAATTGGACGGTTACGGTTAGTAGGAAGCTACGATTTGCATTTCTATCAACCCGAACAAATTAAACGAGTTCGATTGGTTAGACGTGCAGATGGTTATTATTGCCAGTTCATTCTTTCAGTTGACGTTCAAATCAAGACTGAACCAACGAATAAAACAATCGGTTTAGACGTGGGGTTATCTGCTTTTTACACCGATGATCAAGGTAATAAAATAGATAACCCTAAATTCTTGAGAATGGGAGAAAAGAAAATTAAGCGGTTACAAAGGCAACTTTCTCGGAAACAGAAAGGGTCTAATAACCGCAAAAAAGCGAGACAGAAATTAGCTAAGGCTCATCTGAAAATTAGTCGGCAACGAAAAGAGTTTAGCAAGCGTGTTGCATACTCCGTTATCCAATCTAACGATTTGGTAGCCTACGAAGATTTAAAGATTAAGAACTTAGTTAAAAATCATTGTCTAGCTAAATCAATTAGTGATGCAGCTTGGTATCAATTCCGTATTTGGCTTGAATATTTTGGTAGAAAATATGGTAAGGTTACTATTGCTGTTCCTTCCCAATATACAAGCCAAAATTGCTCTAATTGCGGAAAAACCGTCAAAAAATCCCTATCAACAAGAACCCACGTTTGTAGTTGTGGATGTCAGTTGGATAGGGATGAAAACGCTGCGAAAAATATTTTAAGAAGGGGATTAAGTACCGCAGGACATACGGGAACTTTCGGTTTAGAACCGATAAACGCTTTGGGAGAATTGACCTCTACTTTGGCGGGAGAAATCCTGTTGGGGCAAGTTGATTCGTTGAACAAAGAATCTCCCGTCACATCGCTTTGCGATTGA
- a CDS encoding glycoside hydrolase family 57 protein has product MAIGYLALVLHAHLPFVRHPESDYVLEEEWLFEAITETYIPLIQMFEGLKRDGIDFKMTMSLTPPLVSMLRDPLLQERYDQHLTLLQDLIEQEIDRHQKNGHLRYLAEHYAEEWQNARKLWERYNGDLVTAFKQFQDTNNLEIITCGATHGYLPLMNMYPQAVWGQIEVACQHYEDTFGRRPRGIWLPECAYYNGLERMLADAGIRYFLTDGHGILYARPRPRFGTYSPIFTESGVAVFARDNESSQQVWSSEVGYPGASEYREFYKDLGWEAEYEYIKPYIMPNGQRKNTGVKYYKITGRGLGLSDKELYDPYWAKLKTAEHAANFVFNRERQVEHLHGIMQRPPIIVSPYDAELFGHWWYEGPWFLDQLFRKTWQDQKIYGMTHLADYLQAFPTQQVCHPAQSSWGYKGFHEYWLNHTNAWIYPHLHKAAERMIKMAGREPCSELELRALNQAARELLLAQSSDWAFIMSSGTMTPYAVRRTRSHLMRFNKIYEDLKIGKVDSGWLEKVEAIDNIFPNIDFRVYRPLM; this is encoded by the coding sequence ATGGCTATTGGCTATCTCGCCCTGGTTCTCCATGCCCATCTTCCTTTTGTCCGCCACCCTGAAAGTGACTATGTATTAGAGGAAGAATGGTTATTTGAAGCAATTACCGAAACCTACATCCCCTTAATCCAAATGTTTGAAGGGTTAAAGCGGGACGGAATTGATTTCAAGATGACCATGAGTTTAACTCCTCCTCTGGTGTCCATGTTGCGAGACCCGCTCCTTCAGGAACGCTATGATCAACATCTCACTCTCCTCCAAGATTTAATCGAACAGGAAATAGATCGTCATCAAAAAAATGGGCATCTTCGTTATCTGGCGGAACATTATGCGGAAGAATGGCAGAACGCCCGCAAACTTTGGGAACGCTACAACGGTGATTTAGTTACGGCTTTTAAACAATTTCAAGATACCAATAATTTAGAAATCATCACCTGCGGGGCGACTCATGGCTATTTACCCCTGATGAATATGTATCCCCAAGCGGTTTGGGGACAAATTGAAGTTGCTTGTCAACATTATGAAGATACCTTTGGCCGTCGTCCCCGTGGGATTTGGTTGCCCGAATGTGCCTACTATAATGGCTTAGAACGAATGTTAGCCGATGCGGGAATTCGGTATTTTCTCACCGATGGTCATGGGATTCTCTACGCTCGTCCCCGTCCTCGCTTTGGAACCTATTCCCCTATTTTTACAGAATCCGGTGTGGCGGTTTTTGCACGGGATAACGAATCTTCTCAGCAGGTGTGGTCTTCAGAAGTCGGTTATCCAGGAGCGTCGGAATATCGAGAATTTTACAAAGATTTGGGCTGGGAAGCGGAATATGAGTATATTAAGCCCTATATTATGCCGAATGGTCAGCGTAAAAATACCGGGGTGAAGTATTACAAAATTACGGGTCGGGGTTTAGGATTATCCGATAAGGAACTTTATGATCCCTATTGGGCAAAGTTGAAAACGGCTGAACACGCTGCGAACTTTGTGTTTAACCGTGAACGCCAAGTGGAACATCTGCATGGGATTATGCAGCGCCCTCCGATTATTGTCTCTCCCTATGATGCTGAACTTTTCGGACATTGGTGGTATGAGGGGCCTTGGTTTCTGGATCAATTATTCCGTAAAACTTGGCAAGATCAAAAGATCTATGGAATGACCCATTTAGCCGATTATCTTCAAGCTTTTCCCACCCAACAAGTGTGTCATCCGGCTCAGTCGAGTTGGGGATATAAAGGATTCCATGAATATTGGCTCAATCATACTAATGCTTGGATTTATCCCCATCTTCACAAAGCCGCAGAGCGGATGATTAAAATGGCAGGTCGAGAACCCTGTAGTGAACTAGAGTTACGCGCTCTGAATCAAGCCGCGCGAGAATTATTGTTAGCACAGTCCTCCGACTGGGCTTTTATCATGAGTTCGGGAACCATGACCCCCTACGCTGTGCGTCGTACCCGTTCTCACCTGATGCGATTTAACAAAATCTACGAAGATCTCAAAATTGGTAAAGTAGATTCGGGTTGGCTGGAAAAAGTCGAAGCCATTGACAATATCTTCCCCAATATCGATTTTCGCGTCTATCGACCATTGATGTAA
- a CDS encoding helix-turn-helix domain-containing protein, translated as MGLVRVKVKELAEEKGWTLKEVSERSGVIYSTVRSYARRSGMAMVDFTALHKLARTFDVMIEDLVEIIEE; from the coding sequence ATGGGTTTAGTTAGAGTCAAAGTTAAAGAATTAGCAGAAGAGAAAGGCTGGACACTGAAGGAGGTTTCTGAACGTTCTGGCGTAATTTATAGCACCGTCAGAAGCTATGCTCGACGTTCTGGAATGGCAATGGTTGACTTTACAGCATTACACAAATTAGCAAGAACATTTGATGTGATGATTGAAGATTTAGTAGAAATTATAGAAGAATAA
- a CDS encoding pirin family protein — MITVRKSQDRGHIKIDWLESYHTFSFGNYYDPEYMGWRSLRVINEDWVQPGKGFPTHPHRDMEIITYILQGSLEHKDSLGTGSIIQRGEVQRMSAGTGIRHSEFNPSTTEAVHLLQIWLLPDTEGLSPSYEQQSFPLLEQPGQLQLIASPHDVDQAVKIHQNVNLYAACLQPNDRISYSLPSQRYAWIQVARGEIILNQLSLTAGDGVAISQEPEITLTASSDAEILLFDLA, encoded by the coding sequence ATGATTACAGTTCGCAAGTCTCAAGATCGAGGACACATTAAGATTGATTGGCTAGAAAGCTATCATACGTTTTCCTTTGGGAATTATTATGATCCTGAATATATGGGATGGAGATCCCTACGAGTGATTAATGAAGATTGGGTACAACCGGGTAAAGGTTTCCCGACTCACCCCCATCGAGATATGGAAATTATTACCTATATTTTGCAGGGTTCCCTTGAACATAAAGATAGTTTAGGAACAGGTTCAATTATTCAACGGGGTGAAGTTCAACGCATGAGTGCAGGTACAGGAATTCGTCATAGTGAATTTAATCCATCTACAACTGAGGCGGTGCATTTGTTACAAATTTGGCTACTTCCTGATACTGAAGGTTTATCGCCGAGCTATGAACAGCAATCTTTTCCTCTATTAGAACAGCCCGGTCAGTTACAATTAATTGCTTCACCCCATGATGTTGATCAAGCTGTAAAAATCCATCAAAATGTTAATTTATATGCAGCCTGTTTGCAACCTAACGATCGTATTTCCTATTCCCTTCCTTCCCAACGTTATGCTTGGATACAAGTGGCTAGAGGTGAAATCATCCTGAATCAACTCTCTTTGACAGCCGGTGATGGTGTAGCGATTTCTCAAGAACCTGAAATAACTCTTACCGCTTCTAGTGATGCAGAAATTCTGCTGTTTGATTTAGCCTAA
- a CDS encoding helix-turn-helix domain-containing protein, which translates to MQGSELPFKKSTCPAEIPLKVMSGRWKILIIQELWTEVKRFNQLQRSIQGITHKMLTEQLRELEADGIIHRQVYAEIPPKVEYSLTELGEGLKPILEQMHDWGKSPTN; encoded by the coding sequence ATGCAAGGGTCTGAATTGCCTTTTAAAAAATCAACCTGTCCGGCTGAAATCCCATTAAAAGTGATGAGTGGACGCTGGAAAATTTTAATTATTCAAGAGTTATGGACAGAGGTAAAACGATTTAATCAACTCCAACGTTCTATTCAGGGAATTACTCATAAAATGCTCACAGAACAATTGCGAGAACTCGAAGCCGATGGCATTATTCATCGACAAGTTTATGCTGAAATTCCCCCTAAAGTTGAATATTCTTTAACGGAATTAGGAGAAGGATTAAAACCAATTTTAGAACAAATGCACGATTGGGGGAAATCCCCAACTAACTGA
- a CDS encoding ATP-binding protein has product MTSLVIVAVAGVTWLSLHRQQQTFRQELEQQAELLLNTLAVTTSDPLYTLDADFLEEIMQQLGRNQVLVAGRVYEKDGRVVADAYSNSVLTYGIKPDPLGQQLIQSDQPIFLWEADQLLAGRAVVVGRQRLGAVSVGLPTAPLYKKMAEVRTQGIIVALIAAGAGTSLALLISRSITEPLQQMTIATQQLAAGDLSRKIEINSQDELKVLADSFNSMTDQLRDLIQSKEQLIKSLELRAEDLRHSEAKNRALLNAIPDLMFRFNRDGLFLDFKAPRGDHFLRSLGKFMNRTVYDLLPDYIAQTYVHYVTTALETHNIQIFEYEWFVQGKRRHFEARIVVSGQEEVLAIVRDITESKLAQIELQQAMEAAEAANQTKNEFLARMSHELRTPLNAIIGYSDLLQEDAKDLGYLDLVPDLEQIKASGMHLLTIIQDILDISKLESGEMTLYLESFDISTLINEVQSTIQPLIQTNNNTLIIKGANYLGKMVADRTKVKQILFNLLSNATKFTEAGIITLTISHSSIRQISSQHQPNLHSSSVNQSFSSKANDWITFSVADTGIGMTPEQINKIFDPFIQADNSTTRKYGGTGLGLSITKQLCELMGGNITVSSEINVGSTFTFFLPRIIEEITSKPEAKDKLKHTSNRRQV; this is encoded by the coding sequence ATGACCAGCTTGGTGATTGTGGCGGTGGCGGGTGTTACTTGGCTCTCACTCCACCGTCAACAACAAACGTTTCGCCAAGAGTTGGAACAACAAGCTGAACTTCTACTTAATACTTTAGCCGTTACCACTTCTGATCCGCTTTACACTTTAGATGCAGATTTCTTGGAAGAAATTATGCAGCAATTGGGACGAAATCAAGTTTTAGTTGCGGGTCGAGTTTATGAAAAAGACGGACGGGTGGTGGCGGATGCTTATAGTAATTCAGTTCTAACCTATGGGATTAAACCAGATCCGTTAGGTCAACAATTAATTCAAAGTGATCAGCCGATTTTCCTCTGGGAAGCCGATCAATTATTAGCGGGTCGTGCGGTTGTGGTGGGCCGTCAACGTTTGGGTGCTGTAAGTGTGGGGTTGCCTACAGCCCCTTTATACAAAAAAATGGCAGAAGTTCGCACTCAAGGGATTATTGTTGCGTTAATTGCAGCAGGTGCAGGAACGTCTTTGGCGTTGTTAATTAGTCGGTCTATTACTGAACCGCTACAACAGATGACTATAGCAACACAACAATTAGCGGCGGGTGATTTAAGTCGAAAAATTGAGATTAATAGCCAGGATGAATTAAAAGTTTTGGCGGATTCGTTTAATAGTATGACGGATCAATTGCGGGATTTAATTCAGAGTAAAGAACAGTTAATTAAAAGTTTGGAATTAAGGGCTGAAGATTTACGGCACAGTGAAGCCAAAAATCGAGCGTTATTAAATGCTATTCCTGATTTGATGTTTCGGTTTAATCGAGATGGCTTGTTTTTGGATTTTAAAGCCCCTAGAGGAGATCATTTCTTGCGATCGCTCGGTAAATTTATGAATCGGACGGTTTATGATTTATTGCCTGATTATATTGCCCAGACTTATGTTCACTATGTTACCACTGCTTTAGAAACCCACAACATACAGATTTTTGAGTATGAATGGTTTGTTCAGGGGAAACGCCGTCATTTTGAAGCTCGAATTGTGGTTAGTGGTCAGGAAGAAGTTTTAGCCATTGTTCGGGATATTACCGAAAGTAAATTAGCCCAAATAGAATTGCAGCAAGCGATGGAAGCCGCAGAAGCCGCAAACCAAACTAAAAATGAATTTTTAGCCCGAATGAGTCATGAATTACGCACCCCTTTAAATGCAATTATTGGTTATAGTGATTTACTCCAAGAAGATGCTAAAGATTTAGGGTATTTGGATTTAGTACCCGATTTAGAACAAATTAAAGCATCAGGAATGCACCTACTAACGATTATTCAAGATATTTTAGATATTTCTAAATTGGAATCGGGAGAAATGACTCTTTATTTAGAAAGTTTTGATATTTCTACGTTAATTAATGAAGTTCAATCTACGATTCAACCTCTGATTCAAACTAATAATAATACTTTGATTATTAAGGGGGCGAATTATTTAGGCAAAATGGTTGCAGACCGAACAAAAGTTAAACAAATTTTATTTAATTTATTGAGTAATGCTACTAAATTTACAGAGGCAGGTATTATTACTCTCACGATTTCTCATTCTTCTATTCGGCAAATATCCAGTCAACATCAACCTAATTTACATTCTTCTTCAGTTAATCAATCTTTCTCTTCAAAAGCCAACGATTGGATTACATTTAGTGTTGCTGATACCGGAATTGGTATGACTCCTGAACAAATTAATAAAATCTTTGATCCGTTTATTCAAGCTGATAATTCTACCACTCGTAAGTATGGAGGTACTGGATTAGGATTATCGATTACTAAACAGCTTTGTGAATTAATGGGAGGGAATATTACTGTCTCTAGTGAAATTAATGTGGGCTCAACGTTTACTTTTTTCTTACCTAGAATCATTGAAGAGATAACCTCAAAGCCGGAAGCAAAAGACAAACTCAAACACACTAGCAACAGAAGACAGGTTTGA
- the argJ gene encoding bifunctional ornithine acetyltransferase/N-acetylglutamate synthase yields the protein MSDWKVIEGGVTAPRGYRASGITAGLKLSGLPDLALIVSDVDAIAAGVFTTSQVRAACVDYCRQQLQAKPSAKAILCNSGQANAATGEAGWTDAVESAQALAAVLNIAPESILLASTGVIGQRIKMDALKAGIPKLVAELSEKGNEAASKAIMTTDLVPKTIALETMFGDRPVRIGGICKGSGMIHPNMATMLAFVTCDAAVSPPLWQEMLTRATNRSFNQVTVDGDTSTNDSLIALANGASRTPAITAMGPEAEKLEGMLTAVCEYLAKAIARDGEGATCLIEVQVSGAEDEASASKVAKTIVGSSLVKSAIFGRDPNWGRIAAAAGRAGVHFDQNHLEIKLGDFLLMQYGQPLAFDRNAANEYLKKAPTGEYLKEDTVLISVQIGNGPGTSKAWGCDLSYDYVKINAEYTT from the coding sequence ATGTCAGATTGGAAAGTGATTGAGGGTGGAGTCACAGCACCTAGAGGATATCGAGCATCGGGAATTACAGCCGGATTAAAACTATCAGGATTACCCGATTTAGCCTTAATTGTGTCTGATGTTGATGCGATCGCGGCGGGGGTCTTTACCACCAGTCAAGTTAGAGCCGCCTGTGTAGACTATTGCCGCCAACAACTGCAAGCCAAACCCAGCGCGAAAGCAATTTTATGTAATTCAGGACAAGCCAATGCCGCCACAGGAGAAGCAGGTTGGACAGATGCCGTAGAATCAGCCCAAGCTTTAGCTGCTGTTTTAAATATTGCACCAGAATCAATTTTACTGGCCTCCACCGGAGTCATCGGTCAACGGATTAAAATGGACGCCCTCAAAGCAGGAATTCCGAAGTTAGTCGCCGAATTGTCAGAAAAGGGTAACGAAGCCGCATCCAAAGCGATCATGACAACGGATTTAGTTCCCAAAACCATTGCTTTAGAAACGATGTTTGGGGATCGTCCCGTAAGAATTGGCGGAATTTGCAAAGGTTCGGGAATGATCCACCCCAATATGGCGACTATGTTAGCTTTTGTCACCTGCGATGCTGCGGTTTCTCCTCCCCTTTGGCAAGAAATGTTAACTCGTGCGACCAACCGGAGTTTTAACCAAGTGACAGTGGATGGAGATACCAGTACCAATGATTCTTTAATTGCTTTAGCCAATGGTGCCTCTCGGACTCCTGCTATTACTGCAATGGGGCCAGAAGCCGAAAAATTAGAAGGGATGTTAACGGCGGTTTGTGAATATTTAGCCAAAGCGATCGCACGGGATGGAGAAGGAGCTACCTGTTTAATTGAAGTTCAAGTTTCTGGTGCAGAAGATGAAGCCTCGGCGAGTAAAGTTGCGAAAACCATTGTGGGTTCATCTTTGGTGAAGTCGGCAATTTTTGGTCGTGATCCCAACTGGGGACGCATTGCGGCTGCTGCTGGACGGGCTGGAGTTCATTTTGATCAAAATCATTTAGAAATCAAGTTAGGGGATTTTCTCTTAATGCAATATGGTCAACCCTTAGCCTTTGATCGCAATGCAGCTAACGAATATTTAAAGAAAGCACCTACCGGAGAATATCTCAAAGAAGATACCGTTTTAATTTCAGTTCAAATCGGCAATGGCCCAGGAACCAGCAAAGCTTGGGGATGCGATTTAAGTTATGACTATGTGAAAATTAACGCTGAATATACAACTTAA